From Anopheles funestus chromosome 3RL, idAnoFuneDA-416_04, whole genome shotgun sequence, a single genomic window includes:
- the LOC125769191 gene encoding melatonin receptor type 1B-A-like — translation MDNLTAELSNFTASPPTDGFVGPVTAGQLAGAVMSTLLVQLVTAATSSARTPPTPPTTDDRDYHYYDPKPTTASVSPAGLVEANGTEPNLWFVTSLALSSRSQQHQQQQQQHQQQLQQQLHHSTTGNSGGTDGSGGGTGEVSPVTLSTEWPRLARLLLLACLSVVGSIGNVFMISSVMIEDHLKKAGNAFIVNIALADLLITSVVMPASTIVLLAGIDNSDTEVCQFHWFLAACSFLVSILTLAMMAVENYLRLCTFQNERGWFNKTNTTAILLLIWAVACISSGMQFVYDIRFDYCNWRVHQAIPHEAGVVGLIVLLPLLLTLITHIRIIVDVKRTMALPNFKPSLAYTWDLSLARTNFYSFLIFVVFWLPFCIIFAYGTARFVSNRVFYTTVWIGLSKSCFHNVIYCLTNRHFRSAYISLFNYCCCKTTVAVSRRQRADGNRPTADVRVHIIPGYNMYSYTSPQRSGNCHGHWGKRDCHEL, via the exons ATGGACAACCTAACGGCCGAGCTGTCAAACTTCACCGCCAGCCCGCCGACGGATGGTTTCGTGGGTCCGGTGACAGCCGGCCAGCTGGCTGGCGCCGTCATGTCAACGCTGCTGGTCCAGCTCGTTACGGCAGCAACAAGTAGTGCCCggacaccaccaacaccaccgacTACGGACGACCGCGACTACCATTACTACGACCCGAAACCAACAACGGCGTCAGTCTCCCCGGCCGGGCTGGTGGAAGCGAACGGGACCGAGCCTAATTTATGGTTCGTAACCTCGTTAGCCCTCTCCTCACGCtcgcagcagcatcagcaacaacagcaacagcatcaacaacagctCCAACAGCAGCTGCACCACTCGACCACGGGGAACAGCGGTGGGACGGATGGCAGCGGCGGCGGTACCGGAGAGGTATCGCCCGTAACACTCTCAACGGAATGGCCCCGTCTCGCCCGGCTGCTACTGCTCGCCTGTCTCTCGGTTGTCGGCAGCATCGGCAACGTCTTCATGATATCGTCCGTTATGATAGAGGACCATCTGAAGAAAGCAG GCAATGCATTCATAGTGAACATAGCGCTCGCAGATTTACTTATCACTAGTGTAGTGATGCCAGCGTCCACCATCGTCCTACTGGCTGGTATCGATAATTCCGACACGGAAGTATGCCAATTTCACTGGTTCTTAGCTGCTTGCTCGTTTTTGGTTAGCATTTTAACATTAGCC ATGATGGCGGTTGAGAACTACCTGCGGCTGTGCACGTTCCAGAACGAGCGCGGTTGGTTCAACAAGACCAACACGACCGCAATCCTGCTGCTGATCTGGGCGGTGGCCTGCATCTCGTCGGGCATGCAGTTCGTGTACGACATCCGGTTCGACTACTGCAACTGGCGCGTCCACCAGGCAATTCCGCACGAAGCTGGTGTGGTCGGGCTGATcgtgctgctgccactgctgctcACCTTAATCACACACATTCGCATCATCGTGGACGTGAAGCGTACGATGGCACTGCCGAACTTTAAACCGAGCCTCGCCTACACCTGGGACCTGTCGCTGGCACGGACAAACTTCTACAGCTTCCTGATCTTCGTCGTCTTTTGGCTACCGTTCTGCATCATCTTCGCCTACGGTACGGCACGGTTCGTCTCGAACCGTGTCTTCTACACGACCGTCTGGATCGGGTTATCGAAATCCTGCTTTCACAACGTTATCTACTGTCTGACCAATCGCCACTTCCGGAGCGCCTACATCAGCCTGTTcaactactgctgctgcaagACGACGGTGGCCGTCTCGAGACGTCAGCGGGCGGATGGCAATCGGCCCACGGCGGACGTGCGCGTCCACATCATACCAGGGTACAACATGTACTCGTACACTAGCCCGCAACGGTCCGGCAACTGCCATGGACACTGGGGAAAGCGCGACTGTCATGAGTTATGA